In the genome of Xanthobacteraceae bacterium, one region contains:
- a CDS encoding sulfite exporter TauE/SafE family protein yields the protein MSIYLPIAELPVNILLIFGLGIAVGFISGMFGVGGGFLMTPFLILVGIPPAVAVASVPSHMAASSLTGAFSYWRKNLVDGGLGLVLLSGGMLGTAAGVWIFALLRRLGQLDLIVNISYIVLLSIVGTLMIIESVRALWRSVQGVPPSVQRPGTHSWFHGLPLKFRFRQSRIYVSAIPVTMIGFGVGLLGALMGIGGGFLLIPALIYLMRVPTAVSVGTSLFLTLFTMLAATVLHALENRTVDVVLAFTLMVGGVIGAQSGARAGQAIKAEQLRFLLGLLVFGVALRVGLDLLNKPAELFSVIPLEPGG from the coding sequence TTGTCGATCTACCTCCCGATAGCCGAACTGCCGGTCAATATTCTCCTGATTTTCGGGCTGGGAATCGCGGTCGGCTTCATCTCCGGGATGTTCGGTGTCGGCGGCGGATTCCTGATGACGCCGTTCCTCATTCTGGTCGGAATCCCGCCCGCGGTGGCGGTGGCCTCGGTGCCGAGCCACATGGCGGCCTCCTCGCTTACCGGCGCCTTCTCCTATTGGCGCAAGAACCTCGTCGACGGCGGCCTTGGCCTCGTGCTGCTTTCCGGCGGCATGCTCGGCACGGCGGCGGGCGTCTGGATTTTCGCGCTGCTGCGGCGGCTCGGGCAGCTCGATCTGATCGTCAACATTTCTTACATTGTGTTGCTGAGCATCGTCGGCACCCTGATGATCATCGAGAGCGTGCGCGCGCTCTGGCGCTCGGTGCAGGGCGTGCCGCCTTCGGTGCAGCGCCCCGGCACCCATTCATGGTTTCACGGCCTGCCGCTGAAATTCCGCTTCCGCCAGTCGCGCATCTATGTGTCTGCGATCCCGGTAACCATGATCGGTTTCGGTGTCGGTCTGCTCGGTGCGCTGATGGGCATCGGCGGCGGCTTCCTGCTGATCCCCGCGCTGATCTATCTGATGCGCGTGCCGACCGCCGTATCCGTCGGCACGTCGCTGTTCCTCACCCTGTTCACGATGCTGGCCGCGACCGTGCTTCATGCGCTGGAGAACCGCACGGTGGACGTCGTGCTCGCCTTCACGCTGATGGTCGGCGGCGTGATCGGCGCGCAGTCGGGCGCGCGCGCCGGACAGGCGATCAAGGCGGAGCAGCTTCGCTTCCTGCTCGGCCTCCTCGTGTTCGGCGTCGCGCTGCGGGTCGGGCTGGACCTCCTGAACAAGCCGGCCGAACTGTTCTCGGTCATTCCGCTGGAGCCGGGCGGATGA
- a CDS encoding glycosyltransferase, giving the protein MADGPSESGAPGLRAKAAESPQLPGVDTPRDTGRQPAYNLALFRPASDLPLELAALEGRSEPALLRWAAERAEELGLGGDEVLRARGLIEPDTYLHALGARLQLDIDWLEDGAPDFPDEAEAALQTGVLRRLDERGNTILTIAPRGRGIHALADTLSREPDYRARMRLTSPERLRAFLLRMPGGEIAYRAAYGLRDTQPQFSAALAAPRRFRFVVLFLLAAALPFARFFPFVAITAGEVLLGATFIGWTALKLFACLAVREGMKPAPLPENTLPVYSILVPLYREANVVPALLHHLSALDYPKEKLDIKLIVERDDPETLSALRVAKLDPCFEIFIADEVGPRTKPKALSLALACTRGEYVVVYDAEDQPEPSQLRFAVASFAAAPRELACLQARLAIDNAGDGWLTRHFAAEYAGLFDVLLPSLAAHKLPLPLGGTSNHFRTDALRRTGAWDPHNVTEDADLGIRLARFGYRTGVISSTTWEEAPARLRPWLRQRTRWMKGWMQTWLVHMRTPVKLFRELGVVGFAAFQLLLGGAVVAALVHPLFMLVMAVKLAGGIGLAAAGIAHEIAMYAVLSSGYLGSAALAICGMKQRGMRVGIVTLLTIPLYWILLSAAAWRALYQFMVAPHRWEKTEHGLAKTSRHALQPARFKVSGADRQRRRPHRA; this is encoded by the coding sequence TTGGCTGACGGGCCATCGGAAAGCGGCGCGCCCGGATTGCGGGCGAAGGCGGCGGAAAGTCCGCAACTGCCCGGCGTCGATACGCCGAGGGATACCGGACGCCAGCCAGCGTACAACCTTGCCCTGTTTCGGCCGGCCTCGGACCTTCCGCTCGAACTGGCCGCGCTGGAAGGGCGCTCCGAACCGGCCTTACTGCGCTGGGCCGCAGAGCGAGCCGAGGAACTTGGGCTTGGCGGCGACGAGGTGCTACGCGCGCGCGGCCTGATCGAACCCGACACTTATCTCCACGCACTCGGTGCGCGGCTGCAACTCGACATCGACTGGCTGGAGGATGGCGCACCCGATTTTCCGGACGAAGCCGAAGCGGCGTTACAAACCGGTGTATTGCGCCGCCTCGACGAGCGCGGCAACACGATCCTCACCATCGCGCCGCGCGGGCGCGGCATCCATGCGCTGGCCGATACGCTTTCGCGCGAGCCGGATTATCGCGCACGCATGCGGCTTACGTCGCCGGAGCGGCTTCGCGCCTTTCTCTTGCGCATGCCGGGCGGAGAAATTGCGTACCGTGCCGCGTATGGCCTGCGCGACACGCAACCGCAATTTTCGGCGGCATTGGCCGCGCCACGGCGATTTCGTTTTGTGGTGTTGTTTCTACTGGCAGCAGCACTGCCCTTCGCGCGGTTCTTTCCGTTCGTGGCGATTACGGCAGGCGAGGTTCTTCTCGGCGCGACGTTCATTGGCTGGACCGCGCTGAAACTGTTTGCATGCCTCGCGGTTCGTGAAGGCATGAAACCGGCGCCGCTGCCGGAAAACACACTGCCGGTCTACAGCATACTGGTTCCGCTTTACCGAGAAGCGAATGTGGTTCCCGCGCTGTTGCATCACCTTTCGGCGCTTGATTACCCGAAAGAAAAACTCGACATCAAACTGATCGTCGAGCGCGACGACCCTGAAACGCTTTCCGCGTTACGCGTCGCGAAGCTCGATCCCTGTTTCGAAATTTTTATAGCGGACGAGGTTGGTCCACGCACCAAGCCGAAGGCGCTTTCGCTGGCGCTGGCCTGCACGCGCGGAGAATATGTGGTGGTCTATGATGCCGAAGACCAGCCTGAGCCTTCGCAACTTCGTTTCGCGGTCGCGAGCTTCGCGGCCGCGCCGCGCGAACTCGCGTGCCTGCAAGCACGTCTCGCTATCGACAATGCCGGGGACGGCTGGCTGACTCGGCATTTTGCGGCCGAGTATGCAGGGCTGTTCGACGTGCTGCTGCCGTCGCTGGCCGCACATAAACTGCCGCTACCGCTTGGCGGCACTTCCAACCATTTCCGCACCGATGCACTCCGGCGCACCGGCGCGTGGGATCCGCACAACGTCACCGAAGATGCCGACCTCGGTATTCGCCTTGCGCGTTTCGGCTATCGCACAGGCGTCATTTCATCGACGACGTGGGAGGAAGCGCCCGCGCGCCTGCGGCCCTGGCTGCGTCAGCGCACACGCTGGATGAAGGGGTGGATGCAGACGTGGCTCGTGCACATGCGCACGCCGGTCAAACTTTTTCGCGAACTCGGCGTGGTCGGCTTCGCGGCGTTTCAACTCCTGCTTGGCGGCGCGGTAGTGGCGGCGCTGGTACATCCACTCTTTATGCTCGTAATGGCGGTGAAGCTGGCGGGAGGCATCGGTCTCGCCGCGGCGGGTATTGCACACGAGATTGCGATGTATGCGGTTCTCTCCAGCGGCTATCTCGGCTCGGCAGCGCTCGCGATTTGCGGCATGAAGCAGCGCGGAATGCGCGTTGGCATCGTGACGCTGCTCACCATCCCGCTCTACTGGATTCTTCTTTCCGCCGCCGCTTGGCGCGCGCTGTACCAGTTCATGGTCGCGCCGCATCGCTGGGAAAAGACCGAGCACGGACTGGCAAAAACCTCGCGGCACGCTTTGCAGCCAGCGAGGTTTAAAGTCTCCGGCGCAGATCGGCAGCGGCGGCGGCCGCATCGCGCTTAA
- a CDS encoding integrase codes for MANENMRRFFGGSPLGVIVRLLLLSVIVGFVLSFFTLDPLALVNSLVELARAIFDLGYGLLGSLWHYLLLGAVVVIPIWLISRYVQTRKQG; via the coding sequence ATGGCAAACGAGAATATGCGGCGCTTCTTCGGCGGCTCGCCGCTCGGCGTGATCGTCCGCCTGCTGCTGCTTTCGGTCATCGTCGGTTTCGTGCTGAGCTTCTTCACGCTCGATCCGCTCGCGCTCGTGAACTCGCTGGTCGAACTGGCGCGCGCGATTTTCGATCTCGGCTACGGCCTGCTCGGCTCGCTCTGGCACTATCTGCTGCTCGGCGCGGTCGTCGTCATCCCGATCTGGCTGATCTCGCGCTACGTGCAGACGCGCAAACAGGGCTAG
- a CDS encoding helix-turn-helix transcriptional regulator, whose translation MLTHSQVWGAVDRIAARYGFSPSGLAKAAGLDPTTFNKSKRVTPDGRPRWPSTESVAKVLEATGATIDEFISLLTKKQKKPTRPVPLIGFAEAGGGGYFDDGGFPVGTGWDEIRFPDVDDEHAYALEVSGNSMEPLFRKGDILVVSPAAPLRKGDRVVVKTRDGEVLAKELKKKTAKSVELKSLNPEHKDRTLAMSEVVWIARIVWASQ comes from the coding sequence ATGCTGACCCATTCGCAGGTCTGGGGTGCCGTGGACCGGATCGCGGCCCGCTACGGCTTTTCGCCGTCAGGCCTCGCCAAGGCGGCTGGGCTGGACCCAACCACCTTCAACAAGTCGAAGCGCGTGACCCCGGACGGGCGGCCGCGCTGGCCCTCGACCGAATCGGTCGCGAAAGTGTTGGAAGCGACCGGCGCGACCATCGACGAGTTCATCTCGCTGCTGACGAAAAAGCAGAAAAAACCCACCCGCCCCGTGCCGCTCATCGGCTTCGCGGAAGCGGGCGGCGGCGGCTATTTCGACGACGGCGGGTTTCCGGTCGGCACGGGCTGGGATGAAATCCGTTTCCCCGACGTGGACGACGAACACGCCTACGCGCTCGAAGTTTCCGGCAACTCGATGGAGCCGCTGTTTCGCAAGGGCGATATCCTCGTCGTCTCGCCTGCCGCGCCGCTGCGCAAGGGCGACCGCGTGGTCGTCAAGACGCGCGACGGCGAAGTGCTGGCAAAAGAACTGAAGAAGAAAACCGCGAAATCGGTCGAGCTGAAATCGCTCAACCCCGAACACAAGGACCGCACGCTCGCGATGAGCGAAGTAGTATGGATCGCGCGCATCGTGTGGGCGAGCCAGTAA
- a CDS encoding lysine--tRNA ligase, which yields MSSDGAALAANLREVAETSNAWPFEEAKKIVARLKKSPKEEVLFETGYGPSGLPHIGTFGEVARTTMVRHAFRVLTDDKIKTKLLAFSDDMDGLRKVPDNVPNQELLAKHLGKPLTQVPDPFGTHPSFGEHNNARLRAFLDRFGFEYEFASSTQYYKGGRFDATLLKVLQNYEAVMAIMLPSLREERASTYSPFLPVCPRTGIVLQVPIIEHDVKAGTITYEDPETKERRTTPVTGGNVKLQWKPDWAMRWVALGVDYEMAGKDLIDSVKLSGQIARALGGTPPEGFNYELFLDEKGQKISKSKGNGLTIEEWLHYASPESLSLFMYREPKAAKRLYFDVIPRNVDDYQQFLEGYQRQANDWKQRLGNPVWHVHSGEPPKPDMPVTFQMLLTLVSSSNAENAETLWGFIGRYRPGVTAQTHPKLNDLVQYAIHYFKDFVLPTKKFRQPTDTERKALQDLRDALSQLPADATAEAIQDVVYEIGRREPFLDHKKAAKDGKPGVSLDWFNMLYQVLLGQEKGPRFGSFVAVYGIENTVAMIDGALARSA from the coding sequence ATGTCGTCCGATGGTGCCGCGCTGGCGGCGAACTTGCGTGAAGTCGCGGAAACCTCGAATGCCTGGCCGTTCGAGGAAGCGAAGAAGATCGTCGCGCGCCTGAAGAAGTCGCCGAAGGAAGAGGTGCTGTTCGAGACGGGCTACGGTCCTTCCGGCCTGCCGCACATCGGCACCTTCGGCGAGGTCGCGCGCACCACCATGGTGCGCCACGCTTTCCGCGTGCTGACCGATGACAAGATCAAGACCAAGCTGCTCGCCTTCTCCGACGACATGGATGGCCTGCGCAAGGTGCCGGACAATGTGCCGAATCAGGAATTGCTTGCGAAACATCTCGGCAAACCGCTGACGCAGGTGCCGGACCCGTTCGGCACGCATCCGAGTTTCGGCGAGCACAACAACGCGCGGCTGCGCGCTTTCCTCGACCGCTTCGGCTTCGAATACGAATTTGCTTCTTCGACGCAATATTACAAAGGCGGCCGTTTCGACGCGACGCTGCTCAAGGTCTTGCAGAACTACGAAGCGGTGATGGCGATCATGCTGCCGTCGCTGCGCGAGGAGCGCGCATCCACCTATTCTCCGTTTCTCCCCGTATGTCCGCGCACCGGCATCGTGTTGCAGGTGCCGATCATCGAACACGACGTGAAGGCGGGCACGATCACTTACGAGGACCCGGAAACGAAGGAGCGCAGGACGACGCCGGTCACCGGCGGCAACGTCAAGCTGCAATGGAAGCCCGACTGGGCAATGCGCTGGGTCGCGCTCGGCGTCGATTACGAAATGGCGGGCAAGGACCTGATTGATTCGGTCAAGCTCTCCGGCCAGATCGCGCGCGCGCTCGGCGGCACGCCGCCGGAAGGCTTCAACTACGAACTGTTCCTCGACGAGAAGGGGCAGAAGATTTCCAAGTCGAAAGGCAATGGCCTGACGATTGAGGAATGGCTGCACTACGCCAGCCCGGAATCGCTCTCGCTCTTTATGTATCGCGAGCCGAAGGCGGCGAAGCGGCTCTATTTCGACGTGATCCCGCGCAACGTCGACGACTACCAGCAATTCCTCGAAGGCTATCAGCGGCAGGCGAACGACTGGAAGCAGCGGCTCGGCAATCCGGTGTGGCACGTCCATTCCGGCGAACCGCCTAAGCCCGACATGCCGGTGACGTTCCAGATGCTGCTGACCCTGGTGTCGTCGTCGAACGCGGAGAACGCGGAAACACTCTGGGGGTTCATCGGCCGCTATCGTCCGGGTGTCACCGCGCAGACGCACCCGAAGCTGAACGATCTCGTCCAGTACGCGATTCATTATTTCAAGGACTTCGTGCTGCCGACCAAGAAATTCCGGCAGCCGACCGATACCGAACGCAAGGCGTTGCAGGACTTACGCGACGCGCTCTCGCAGCTTCCGGCGGACGCGACCGCGGAAGCGATTCAGGATGTCGTCTACGAAATCGGCCGCCGCGAGCCGTTCCTCGATCACAAGAAGGCGGCGAAAGACGGCAAGCCGGGTGTTTCGCTCGACTGGTTCAACATGCTCTATCAGGTGTTGCTGGGTCAGGAGAAAGGCCCGCGCTTCGGTTCTTTCGTGGCTGTCTACGGAATCGAGAACACGGTCGCGATGATCGACGGAGCGCTCGCGCGCTCGGCATAG
- a CDS encoding quinone-dependent dihydroorotate dehydrogenase produces MSFLLDLALPFSRLFEAEDAHRLAIRALTLMPRQVPQPSDRRLAVSAFGLNFPNPVGMAAGFDKNAEVVDAILGLGFGFAEAGTLTPKPQAGNPRPRVFRLLEDHAVINRLGFNNNGFEAARARLERRPRKGIVGINVGANKDSADRIADYAAGVETLAPYASYLTINISSPNTPGLRDLQAAETLDELIKCVLDARERAAQKSGGRQPLLLKIAPDLSLAELDDVVEIAKKRAIDGMIVSNTTIARPATLRAHHAKEQGGLSGKPLFEPSTKMLAETYLRTERAFPIIGVGGIDSAETAWRKIRAGATLVQLYTGMVYQGFGIARAINGGLLRLLDRSKNDTIEEVVGRDAVSEAAAKV; encoded by the coding sequence ATGTCGTTTTTGCTGGATCTGGCGCTGCCATTCTCGCGGCTGTTCGAGGCCGAGGATGCGCACCGTCTCGCCATCCGCGCCCTCACGCTGATGCCGCGGCAGGTGCCGCAGCCGTCTGACCGGCGGCTCGCGGTCAGCGCGTTCGGGCTGAACTTCCCGAACCCGGTGGGCATGGCGGCCGGCTTCGACAAGAACGCGGAAGTCGTGGATGCGATCCTCGGACTCGGTTTCGGCTTCGCGGAAGCGGGCACGCTGACGCCGAAACCACAGGCCGGAAATCCGCGCCCGCGCGTGTTCCGCCTGCTCGAAGACCATGCAGTCATCAACCGCCTCGGCTTCAACAACAATGGCTTCGAGGCGGCGCGCGCGCGGCTGGAGCGGCGTCCGCGCAAGGGAATCGTCGGCATCAATGTCGGCGCGAACAAGGACTCCGCTGACCGCATCGCAGATTATGCCGCGGGCGTCGAAACGCTCGCGCCCTATGCCAGCTATCTCACCATCAATATTTCCTCGCCCAACACGCCGGGGCTGCGCGATTTGCAGGCGGCGGAAACGCTCGACGAACTGATCAAGTGCGTGCTGGATGCACGCGAGCGGGCGGCGCAGAAATCCGGCGGACGCCAGCCGCTGCTCCTGAAAATCGCGCCCGATCTTTCGCTCGCCGAACTCGACGATGTGGTCGAGATCGCGAAGAAACGCGCCATCGACGGCATGATCGTGTCGAACACCACCATCGCGCGCCCGGCGACACTGCGCGCGCATCATGCAAAAGAGCAGGGCGGGCTTTCGGGTAAGCCGCTGTTCGAGCCTTCGACGAAGATGCTGGCCGAAACCTATCTGCGTACCGAGCGCGCGTTTCCCATCATTGGTGTCGGCGGCATCGACTCGGCGGAAACCGCGTGGCGGAAAATCCGCGCGGGCGCGACCCTCGTGCAGCTCTATACCGGAATGGTCTATCAGGGCTTCGGAATTGCGCGCGCGATCAACGGCGGATTGCTGCGCCTGCTTGATCGCAGCAAGAACGATACGATCGAGGAAGTCGTCGGCCGCGATGCTGTTTCGGAAGCTGCGGCGAAGGTCTAG
- a CDS encoding TSUP family transporter produces the protein MTVAALITIALTIVFTSFLSGVFGMAGGMILLGVLLLFLDVIPAMVLFSTIQLASNGWRVLMWRGHVRWRIFFIYVAGAAVAFVLMRWLAFVPGKASVYLALGALPFLVELLPAKARPNIEWRGVPFATGFLTTIIQLLVGVGGLFLDMFFRNSTLDRKTTVATKAITQTFGHLLRGLYFGSFLNFSEAVPVAVHGPAILLAIFGASLAPFVLERLTDQGFRIWTRRIIFAVAAVYLARGAWLLWQA, from the coding sequence ATGACCGTCGCCGCACTCATCACCATTGCGCTGACGATCGTATTCACTTCTTTTCTCTCGGGCGTTTTCGGCATGGCGGGCGGGATGATCCTGCTCGGCGTGCTGTTGCTGTTCCTCGACGTCATTCCGGCGATGGTGCTCTTCTCGACGATCCAGCTCGCGTCCAATGGCTGGCGCGTACTGATGTGGCGCGGGCACGTCCGCTGGCGGATATTCTTTATCTATGTTGCCGGCGCGGCCGTTGCGTTCGTGCTGATGCGCTGGCTGGCCTTCGTGCCCGGCAAGGCTTCGGTCTATCTCGCGCTCGGCGCGTTGCCATTTCTGGTCGAGCTTCTGCCCGCGAAGGCGCGGCCGAACATCGAATGGCGCGGCGTTCCTTTCGCGACCGGCTTTCTCACCACCATCATCCAGTTGCTGGTGGGCGTCGGCGGGCTGTTCCTCGACATGTTCTTCAGGAACAGCACCCTCGACCGGAAAACCACCGTCGCCACCAAGGCGATCACGCAAACCTTTGGCCACCTGCTGCGTGGTTTATATTTTGGGTCGTTCCTGAATTTTTCCGAGGCCGTTCCGGTTGCCGTTCACGGCCCGGCGATTCTGCTCGCCATTTTCGGCGCATCGCTCGCGCCTTTCGTGCTCGAGCGGCTGACCGATCAGGGATTTCGCATCTGGACCCGCCGCATCATCTTCGCGGTCGCGGCCGTTTATCTCGCGCGCGGTGCGTGGCTTTTGTGGCAGGCCTGA
- a CDS encoding transporter substrate-binding domain-containing protein yields the protein MSGPVFLFCVVPFRLRNGIVVLLAALSFAAALIGVALPPSANAQEVVVPRFWDPKRRPEKPDLGRLSTIRFLTEDDYPPFHFRGPQGFPIGFNIDLARAICDELGVTCTIQVRRFDNLIPALDEGRGDAIIASLAITPQIRKRLDFTDRYYRTPARFIARKDSALKEISPELIARKDVAVIASSAHEAYLRTFFAETAIKSFPDAAAAFDALKKGEVELLFGDGVALAFWLNGSNSENCCAFRGGPYTESYFFGEGVGIGVKSGNETLLRALNYALYRLWERGIFTDLYLRYFPVGFY from the coding sequence ATGAGCGGTCCCGTTTTTCTATTCTGCGTTGTGCCCTTTCGGCTTCGCAACGGAATTGTCGTGCTGCTGGCCGCTTTATCGTTTGCGGCAGCGTTGATCGGTGTCGCTTTACCACCCTCTGCGAATGCGCAGGAAGTTGTCGTGCCGCGTTTCTGGGATCCGAAGCGGCGGCCGGAGAAACCCGACCTCGGCCGTCTTTCGACCATCCGCTTCCTGACCGAAGACGATTACCCGCCGTTTCATTTCCGCGGCCCGCAGGGATTCCCGATCGGCTTCAACATCGATCTCGCGCGCGCGATCTGCGATGAGCTTGGCGTGACCTGCACCATTCAGGTGCGCCGCTTCGACAACCTCATTCCCGCGCTCGACGAAGGCCGGGGCGATGCGATCATCGCTTCGCTTGCGATCACGCCGCAAATCCGCAAGCGCCTCGATTTCACCGATCGCTACTACCGCACGCCCGCGCGTTTCATTGCGCGCAAGGATTCGGCGCTGAAGGAGATTTCGCCGGAGCTGATCGCGCGGAAAGACGTAGCGGTCATCGCGAGCAGTGCGCACGAAGCCTACCTGCGCACCTTCTTCGCCGAGACCGCGATCAAGAGTTTCCCCGATGCCGCCGCCGCGTTCGACGCGCTGAAAAAAGGCGAGGTGGAATTGCTGTTCGGCGACGGCGTCGCGCTTGCGTTCTGGCTGAACGGTTCGAACTCGGAGAACTGCTGTGCATTCCGCGGCGGGCCGTATACGGAGAGCTATTTCTTCGGCGAGGGCGTCGGAATCGGCGTTAAAAGCGGGAACGAAACGCTGCTTCGCGCGCTCAACTATGCGCTCTATCGTCTCTGGGAGCGGGGGATATTCACCGACCTCTATTTGCGTTATTTCCCGGTCGGCTTTTACTGA
- a CDS encoding TIGR02186 family protein yields MMKRTLYILIAALLAAGSNAPAHAERLVTSLSTHRVLISSNFTGTQLVLFASIEDSDATREKPKKYDVVITVRGPASTFVTRKKDRVLGLWVNWSSHTFNEAPSYLAVLTNRPPSDFGPPAFLNKYRIGLNFAAFAASDQMPLATDEEFRDGFIRVRKQAGLFLEEANGVTFLAPTLFRANVPIPGTAPIGPYEVEAQVFLNGALVAQQSTAIEVVKSGFEAFIAQTARESRLDYGIGVAILACTVGLFAAFALRRS; encoded by the coding sequence ATGATGAAGCGCACACTTTATATATTGATCGCGGCGCTGCTCGCGGCAGGCTCTAACGCGCCGGCGCATGCGGAGCGCCTCGTCACCTCGCTATCGACGCATCGCGTGTTGATCAGCTCGAACTTCACGGGCACGCAGCTTGTGCTGTTCGCCTCCATCGAGGACAGCGACGCCACGCGCGAGAAGCCGAAGAAGTACGATGTCGTCATTACCGTGCGCGGCCCCGCATCCACGTTCGTCACACGCAAGAAAGATCGCGTCCTCGGCCTGTGGGTGAACTGGTCTTCGCACACGTTCAACGAAGCGCCCTCCTATCTCGCGGTGCTGACCAATCGTCCGCCTTCGGATTTCGGCCCGCCGGCGTTCCTCAACAAATATCGCATCGGCCTGAACTTCGCGGCCTTCGCCGCAAGCGACCAGATGCCGCTCGCGACCGACGAGGAATTCCGCGACGGGTTCATTCGTGTCCGCAAGCAGGCCGGGCTTTTTCTCGAGGAAGCCAACGGCGTGACCTTCCTCGCGCCGACGCTGTTCCGCGCGAACGTGCCGATCCCCGGCACTGCGCCAATCGGTCCCTACGAAGTGGAAGCGCAGGTATTCCTCAACGGCGCGCTGGTCGCGCAGCAATCGACCGCGATCGAGGTCGTGAAAAGCGGCTTCGAAGCGTTCATTGCGCAAACCGCGCGCGAAAGCAGGCTCGACTACGGCATCGGCGTCGCGATACTGGCTTGCACCGTCGGCCTGTTTGCGGCATTTGCGCTGCGTAGAAGCTGA